caggtcaggtcaggtcaggtcaggtcaggtcaggtcaggtcaggtcaggtcaggtcaggtcaggtcaggtcaggtcaggtcaggtcaggtcaggtcaggtcaggtcaggtcaggtcaggtcaggtcaggtcaggtcaggtcaggtcaggtcaggtcaggtcaggtcaggtcaggtcaggtcaggtcaggtcaggtcaggtcaggtcaggtcaggtcaggtcaggtcaggtcaggtcaggtcaggtcaggtcaggtcaggtcaggtcaggtcaggtcaggtcaggtcaggtcaggtcaggtcaggtcaggtcaggtcaggtcaggtcaggtcaggtcaggtcaggtcaggtcaggtcaggtcaggtcaggtcaggtcaggtcaggtcaggtcaggtcaggtcaggtcaggtcaggtcaggtcaggtcaggtcaggtcaggtcaggtcaggtcaggtcaggtcaggtcaggtcaggtcaggtcaggtcaggtcccTCCAAGGAGCCGTGAGACCTTGTCGTTGGTGGAGGGGCTTAAGTAACCGGAGTGATGCTCGGGGCAATGCCGGCGGGAGCTTCGCGCTCCTGGCAGGGTCACCCATGCCGGCAAGGGTCGAGCGGACCGGCGAAAAACAAAGGACGGCTCAACCCTCAGGATCCACCACGGAAGTAGTGGCACGGGAACTGGCGATCCCGGGGGAGATCCGAGCTACGGTTTGGTCGAACGCGGACCAACCGTCACACACCGTAACCGCGGCTCACACCTCAACAACCCTTGCGAGCGTGGCAGGGGTACGTCGTGTGAGGACTCGCGGCCGGGGGGCTTGCCTTAACTGGCCGGCCCGCGAGGAGACAACCTCCATAAAACAACCGACAGCGAAGTCGCAAAAACCTGCGGGGCACCTGGCGCACCTCGTAGTATAAATGCCTTACTCGACCATGCGGGGCTCTGGTCGAGTGGACTGTTTTTTCCCTTGCTCATCGTGGGATAAAGCATGGAagattataaaattataaacacaAAGGAAACGGAAgaaaaagcaagaaaggaACAGCCTGCACTTGTAGAGAGCGGCGTGAGTGACAGGGCTCCACTCGAAAATCAACAAATGACCGCTCAGATCCTCCTGGCAGATGATCAGGCCGTAGGATTGATAGATACTGGAGGAGCAAATCCTTTCAAGAGAAGAGACAGTATCGCAAGGACACCTCCAAGGTCTAGAGCTAGCTCGGCTAGTTCCCTATGCCTGGACTTTCTGGAACAAACAGAGGAAGATAAGTCAGCAGTAAAGGAATGCACAAATGGGGAAAAACCAACCAAACGCAAACGGACGGAAGGCACGCCGGAAATGCAGCCGATCGTGGGAGGCAACTCCCAGAAATGGATAATGGACAGATTGTGCCATCAAATTAACAAGCTTGGCAAAATAGTCGGCGATACGTATCATCCAAGGAAAGACCTAAAAGCGGTCGCGGAAACTCTCACTAGGTTAGCCGTTCAAGTACAATCTGGCAATAACGAGAACAAAACGAAAGCGGGTGACAAGGAGGCAGAGGAACCTAAGTCAGACGAGAAAACCAAGAAGAAGGAAGAGGAGGTTAAAAAGATGAGCGAAACAGTAAATGACAAACAGAGAGAAATGGAAAAGGAGAACGCGGAGCTCAAAGCCTTAATTTCGGACCTAAAATCGGAGATTAAAACCCTCAAAGAAAATACTGCAGCGGACGAGGACGGACAAGGagtcaagaaaataaagaatgaCATTGACAGAGCGACTACAAATGAAGAAATTATGAAGGTAGCTTTAAAAGACTGGCCGAAAAATATCTATAAGGTAACTGCAGTAGTGGAGGGATCGCCACTTGCAAGCCAAGAACTGGAAGACGACATTGCATTAATAACAATAGGTGAAGAAGAGATAAACATGGATAAGGGCCTTTACAAGGCAATCAAAGACAGATATCCTGGTATTGAAAAAAACAGGGAAGAAGAGCTGACATGTATCTCACAAGTTACAACTATGGAGACTTCAGAAGGAGtggaaacaataaataaaagataCATATATCGAGTACACATTAAAGAAGCTAAGGACAACGAAGTCTTAAATGCGATGAAAAAGATAAAAGAAGCAGCAAAAAACAGGCAGAGGAAAATAATAGCCTGGCCAAAACCTACTGGCATCGATACGTCCAAAGTGAGAAAATACTtggaaatgtgttttaaaaacataaaaatccGAATTGGAATTCATATACCAAAATCGAAGCCCCTGGGACAAATCCCAACCGAAACGCGATCAAAACAAATGGAAAATGAAGGCTGGAAGACGCaaaacaacagaaaaaaaaatgagacgATTCACATCAAACCGCCCCAAAATGTAGACCCCAAGACCTTTGCGGAGGTGATGAAAAATGTAAGGAAAAGGATTGACGCGCAACAAATGGGTGTCCTTATATTAGATGCCAGGACGGCGAGAGCTGGTGGCGCCAAGATTAAACTTGTCGAAAAAAAAGAAGGAGCGGCAAAAGAATTGATTGCCAAAATCCAAAATATAGCGGGAAATGACACGACCGTGAAGAAACTAGAAGAAAAACAAGTGGCAATAATAATAAGGGACCTGGATAAGACGATAGATAGGGAGGAAATTGAGAAAGCCATCAAGGATGAGCTGGACGTAAAAGACACCACAACCTGTGTGAAAGTGCTCGGTCCAAGGGCACCTGCAGATGGCGAAGGCCCAAACACGGCCCTGGCGATAATGCCGGCGAGATGGGGAAAAATGCTGCTCAAACAGCGCAGAATCAAGATAGGGTGGAGCAGATGCAGGATAGTGGAGAAAATTACTCCCCCTAGGTGCTACAGGTGCCAACAATTTGGACACGCGTCATACGCGTGCAAAAGTAAAGAAAAGACAGCACAAAAATGCCTAAACTGTGGCGGAGAGGAGCATGAAGCCAAGGATTGCAAGGAAGAGGAAGCATGCTACATATGCAATAAAAAAGGGCACCGCGCAGACAGCATGAGATGCGAGCGATACAGGGAAGTGGTAAACAAGGTGAGGGCAAACCGAAAGGGTGAAGAATCGATTAGCAAATGATAATACTGCAAACAAACTTAAACAGGAGCAGAGCGGCCCATGATTTATTAGAGCAGACCGTTAAGGAGGAAAATGTTGATGTGGTCCTGGTTGCGGAGCCTAATAAAAAGCTCGCAGAGGGAGCAACATGGATCGCCGACAAAAATAAGGACGCGgcaattaaaatatataaacaAACAGAGGAAACAATGATAAAGAGAGTGGTAAGGAAAGATGGAATTATCTGGCTGGAGATGAAAGACCTGAGAATTTGTTGCGGCTACATATCCCCAAATGACAAGATAGATAGGTTCAAGGAATTTGTGCAAGATATAGAAGAACTCTTAGAAAACAACGGGAAGAAGAAATGCATTGTAGCTGGAGATTTCAATAGTAAATCTAAAAATTGGGGATCCCCGCGCACAGACAAAAGAGGTGAGATTGTGGAGGAGATGATAGCAGCTAAGCAGATGGTAATAGCGAACGTTGGAGAGGAGCCCACGTTCGTAAGGGGGAGTCAGGTCTCGCACCTGGACATCACACTGCACAGCGAAGAACTGGCAGGGAAATTAAAAGACTGGAAAGTCATGGATAAAGAGACAATGAGTGATCACAAATATATTATATACAAAGCAGATAccagtaaaaaaaatgaaacaaggacaacagaaaaaaagaaatgggTCATAAACGATAGGAACATGAAAGATTTAGGCGCCAACATACAGATGACTTACTGGAAGTACGGGAAAGCCATCGATACCGCTGAACAACTAGAAACTATCATCACTGAAGCGAGTGACAAGACTTTTACAAGAGGTGGAGGGAAGGGAAGAAGATTCCAAGCAAATTACTGGTGGAATGAAGAGATAGCGCAGAAGAGGAAAGCCTGCCAAGCGTTACAAAGGAAAATTATCAGagagaacaaaaaatattacaagaCACGGCAAGGTGAAACCTTGAACAAAATACAGgaattaaaacaggaacaaaaTGATAATAGGAAAGAACTAAGGAAGGCAATTTTAGcgtcaaaaaagaaaaaatggaaagaaatTACGCAAGAACTGGAAAATGATATATGGGGAAAAGCGTATCAAATCGTCACTGGGAAAATGAAGCTGAGAAGCAAAGGAGAACTGGACACAGAAGAGCAAATAAAAATCGCCAAGGACCTGTTTCCAGAAACAGCAGCGATCAGATGGGAAGCCAAAGAGATCGAAACAGAAGAGATACCCTCTCTTAACGCCAAGGAACTGGAAGCAGCAGCAGAAACAATGAAGCGTAGGAAAGCACCGGGTCCGGACCAAATTCCCAATGAGGTGGTGAAGGCGGTGGTTAAGGAAATTCCTGAAGAAGTGCTCAGCATAATGAATGGATGCCTCAAAAAGAACGAATTTCCTACAGCATGGAAAATCGCAAGGCTAGTACTCATTCCCAAACTGATGAGTGATAGAacgcaaaaacaaaaatacagaCCACTGTGCATGTTGAGTGCACTGGGAAAGCTCCTGGAAAGAATGATAGAGAAGAGATTACGCGAGGAGGTGGAGGAAAGAGGAGGCATGGCCGAAACGCAGTTCGGATTTAGAAAAGGAAGGTCAACCATCGACGCATTAAAAAAGGTGGTGGAGATAGCAAACAGGGCAAAAAACTACAGTTACAGgcacaaaaaattatgtgtaaTGATTGTTTTTGACGTAAAAAATGCTTTCAATACAGCACGTTGGCCGAAAATTGTTGCGGCACTAGAAGAGCTAAAAATCTCACCATACTTGATTAATATAGTCCAAAGCTATCTAGATAATAGAAGACTAGAGATAGGGagcgaaaaaaaaagactGGATATGAAAATGGGAGTCCCGCAGGGTTCGGTGTTGGGGCCGCTGCTATGGAATGTCTTTTATGATGGCGTTCTTAAAGTAGAGGTGCCACCAGGAATAGACATGATTGCATACGCCGATGACTTAGCGCTAATAGCAACCAGCAAAGAGAGGAACACATTGGAGCAAATAATTAAGCAGTCAGTAAACAGAATAGAAGAATGGATGCTCGCAAACGGTCTGGAGTTAGCGCCAGGAAAAACGGAAGCCGTAATACTATCGGGAAGAAGGAAACTAAAAACATTCAAAGTCAAAGTGGGAAACACAGAAATAACGACTAAAAAATCGATCAGATATCTTGGAGTGATGATCGACAAAGATCTCAAAATGACTGAACACATCAAGAAAACAACTGAAAGAGTCGACAAAACAATAGCGACGCTGACAAGAATCATGCCAAGCGAAGGAGGACCAAGCAGTGAAAAAAGGAAAATCCTGGCGAGCGTGGCCGAATCAATTATCCTGTATGGATCGGTCATCTGGGAGCCcgcgttaaaaattaaaaagtacagcgACCTGCTgacaaaatgtcaaagaaaggTGGTTCTGAGAGTAATCTCGGCATACAAAACGGTGTCGACGGCAGCATTGTTGGTGATAGCCGGGACTCCTCCAATAGATCTTCTGGCAAGGGAAAGGAATGAAATCCATAAAAAGGGtgtaaaaaagaagaaagaggaAAGAGAAAAAACCTATGAAAAATGGCAAGAAAGATGGGACAGGAGCAAAGAAGGCGCATGGACCAGGAAACTGATACCAAGCATCAAGGAATGGATCGAAAACGGAGCCACAGGAGTGGACCATTATACTTCCCAATTCCTTACGGGACATGGAAGTTTTGGCAGCTACTTACAAAGAATCAAGAAGATTGATAAGGCAGAGTGCGCGTACTGCGCGGAAGAAGAAGACACGCCCGAACATCTGCTAACATGCCCAAGGTGGAGGGAGGAAATAGGAAACCTAAAAAATGTGTTAGGGGAAGAGCTCACGGCAGACAACTTCAGAAGGCAAGTTGTAAAAGGAAAGTGGATGGAAATCAGCAatgctttaaaacaaattatgaGGATAAAGACAACCGAAGAGCAAAAATAGACAAATACCGACACCGCCCGCCATGAAGAAATGTCCTTTGACAATACCGTGGTGGTGACAGAGACGGTGAAGAAAGAAACAAGAGGGGTTTTAGTGAGTAGGGCCTCATAACTATGAGGAGGATTCTCACACTCCCCCCGCTGTAGAACAAATGCGGGGGGGTCCCTAAAGGATTTCCCCtctactgaaaaaaaaaaaaaaaaaaaaaaaaggtcaggtcaggtcaggtcaggtcaggtcaggtcaggtcaggtcaggtcaggtcaggtcaggtcaggtcaggtcaggtcaggtcaggtcaggtcaggtcaggtcaggtcaggtcaggtcaggtcaggtcaggtcaggtcaggtcaggtcaggtcaggtcaggtcaggtcaggtcaggtcaggtcaggtcaggtcaggtcaggtcaggtcaggtcaggtcaggtcaggtcaggtcaggtcaggtcaggtcaggtcaggtcaggtcaggtcaggtcaggtcaggtcaggtcaggtcaggtcaggtcaggtcaggtcaggtcaggtcaggtcaggtcaggtcaggtcaggtcaggtcaggtcaggtcaggtcaggtcaggtcaggtcaggtcaggtcaggtcaggtcaggtcaggtcaggtcaggtcaggtcaggtcaggtcaggtcaggtcaggtcaggtcaggtcaggtcaggtcaggtcaggtcaggtcaggtcaggtcaggtcaggtcaggtcaggtcaggtcaggtcaggtcaggtcaggtcaggtcaggtcaggtcaggtcaggtcaggtcaggtcaggtcaggtcaggtcaggtcaggtcaggtcaggtcaggtcaggtcaggtcaggtcaggtcaggtcaggtcaggtcaggtcaggtcaggtcaggtcaggtcaggtcaggtcaggtcaggtcaggtcaggtcccCCTCCAAGGAGCCGTGAGACCTTGTCGTTGGTGGAGGGGCTTAAGTAACCGGAGTGAGGCTCGGGGCGATGCCGGCGGGAGCTTCGCGCTCCTGGCAGGGTCACCCATGCCGGCAAGGCTCGAGCGGACCGGCGAAAAACAAAGGACGGCTCAACCCTCAGGATCCACCACGAAAGTCGTGGCACGGGAACTGGCGAACCCGGGGGAGATCCGAGCTACGGTTGGTCGAACGCGGACTAATCGTTACACACCGTAACCGCGGCTCACACCTCAACAACCCTTGCGAGCGTGGCAGGGGTACGTCGTGTGAGGACTCGCGGCCGGGGGGCTTGCCTTAAACGGCCGGCCCGCGAGGAGGCAACCTCCATAAAACAACCGACAGCGAAGTCGTAAAAACCTTCGGGGCACCTGGCGCACCCCGCAGTATCGAAGCCTTCCCCCTCGGAATGGGCGTCACCCGGGGGGGTGACTTTTGTTTCGACCCTTCTCGTGGGAATAATATGGACaagattaaaaatttgaaaaagaaaccTGAAAGCAAACAACAAGGAACCGGCAAGGTAGACTCGCCCGGCAGCGGGCGCGGAGCACctgcaaaaaaaatctcaaagaGGACCCCTGGGACAAGTGAAAGCGAAGAATTCGTAATGAAGATGATTCACGGCAGTCCAAAGACCAACCCTAAGATGGAAAGGAAGCCGCTCAAGCTAAATGTAGAGAAGGCAAACGTGGAATCAGATGTAGCATCGTCTACACCAGGACCGGAAACGCCGACAGCACCCGGAACGCCGGTAGGTCTGCACTGTGGCTGCTTTGACCTTGAGTGGGATAATGCGTCAGCCCGTTCCACAAAAAAGAGGCGATTAGACGAAGAGGATGATGAAGAGAACGAAAGAGAGCCGAGGCGTGGGGACCGCCTGAAGGTAAAGGCAAGGGAACTCCTTACCGAGCTTAGGGAACAAGTAAATGATCTCGAGAAGATGACCGGAGCAGCAAACTTCCCGAACGCAGAACTGGCAGACAAGGTGGCCGTAATACGCAGTATGGTCACCAACCTCGTGACGGAGGACGTAATCCAGCGAGTGGAAGGTAGCGTTGAGGCCAGAGAAACATCAAATCTGTGCCGAAAATGCGGGGAAAGGGTGGACAAGGAAGTGCAACCTGGGGAGATAGAGAAGGTTACCTCCTTCCAAAGCTTTGCTGAACTGGCAAAAAAGGAATGGCCCGAGACTCTTTTCTACAGGACAAAGAGGGCTCATGGCAATCCGCTGCAGGCCGCGAGAAAGTCCGATCTCGCCGTAATGGTGACGGAGGAAGACCGGAAAATGGAGAAGGGCATCGCTCGTCTCTTTGCTGAGAGGTTTCCAGAAATCGGGGAGCTGGATGAGACCGACTGGGAGACGACCGACTGGGAGACCAACCGGGTCCCTCATATAGTGCTCAGCACCGCGGTACCGAGGAAGACGGGAGGAAATATCGTCAACGAACGTTATATCTTCCGTCGCACCCTGAACACTCAAGAAGGGGAATCCCCACTCGAGGCGGCATACGGGCACTTACGGGCACTCGTACGAGAGGCGGAGCGTCTGGGAAGGAGACAATTGGCGATGGCACGCCTAGAAGGGACGGATGAGCTCATCCAACGGAAGATGCTAGAGTGCCTGACGGCGAGAAGCGGCGTGCAGGTGGAGCTATACGTCCCGACGTACGCGTCGAAAATGACGCCCGCTCAAAAAACGCGAGAAAACGAGGCTCCGTCCACGGGGGGAGCCACGAACGAAGGGGACAGGTGGCAGTACCCGAAGACGCGCGGACCCAAGGCGGAAGTGTTGGTCGTCAAGGCCAAGGACAAAAGCGCGAAGGTCGACGATGTCATCAGACAAATGAAGGCAAGGGTGGACATCTCGAAAGTTGATGTCAAAGTGAAATCGCTTACGGGCGCTGAGAACGGACGCATTTCCGTCAAACTAGCACCTGCGCGGGGCACGGCTGCTCCCAAATTAAGGAAAGCTGTGTTAGATGCCATGGGAGAAATGGTCACAGCGGAAGTCGTCGCCACCAGACAATTGGTGATGAGGGACCTCGATCGCACAGTGACCGAAAATGAGATTCGGACGGCGATCGGCGCGGTCATCGGCTCAAATGGGATGGGTGAACAAATACAAATCAGCGACCTGAAGAAGCCGCAAGGAGGGATGGCGGGTATGGCAACCTTGCATCTTCCGGATGTCGAGGCCGATCGGCTTTTGGAGGTGGGACGCGTCAGAATCGGCTGGAATCAGTGTCGCGTACAGGAGAGGATGGTGCCGATGAGATGCTTCCAATGCCTACGGTTTGGGCATTTGGCAAGTAGGTGTGCCGCAGAGAAGAGGGTTGCCGCAGGATCCTGTTTTCGATGCGGGAAAGAAGGGCATCTAGCCAGGGACTGTGAGAACGATCCCTGGTGCCATAACTGTGGAGTGGCTGGCCACCGCGGAGATCGGGTAGCTTGTCCAGAATATAGAAAGGCAATGGAGGCAACGAGGGAGAGCAGGAGACCTCGTAAAGCCGTAGCATGAGGTTCCTGCAGCTAAATGCCAACAGGAGCCGAGCCGTCCACGGGCTCGTCGACCAACTTACGAGAGAGCGAGGCACCTCGGTACTGCTAATGAGCGAGCCCAACATCAGGCAAGTAAGGACCCCGGGATGGTTAGTGGACGACTCGGAGGACGCTGCTATCATGCTGAGGGGTACCTCAATGAGGAAATGGGGGAAGGGCAGAGGCTTTGTTTGGGCCCAAGTGACATCCTACACCGTTGTCAGCTGCTACATCTCCCCCAACATCACCACAGGGGAGTTCGAGAGGCACCTGGACGACCTTGCAAGCTGCGTGCGGACGCAAGGAGGACCGGTGATTGTAGCCGGGGATTTTAACGCCAAGGCTTTCATGTGGGGTTCTGCGGTGGAAGACGCCAAGGGGCGCATGTTGGCGGACTGGGCCGCAGCGACGAACCTGGTCGCCATGAATCGAGGAGAGCCCACGTTCGAGAGGGGAGGAAGCACGTCGGTGCTAGACGTCACTTTCTGCTCACCCGATGTCGCCAGGCGCGTGCACGGCTGGCACGTCATGGAGGCCGGTTCCACGACCAGCGACCACATGCCCATCGAGTTCGAGATTGCCGAACGCCACATCGCAACGGAGGCCGGACGTCCTGCACATGGATGGCGATGGGCCGAGAATAAAAAGGATGAACTGACTGAGCAA
This genomic window from Tenebrio molitor unplaced genomic scaffold, icTenMoli1.1 SCAFFOLD_87, whole genome shotgun sequence contains:
- the LOC138141074 gene encoding axoneme-associated protein mst101(2)-like produces the protein MEDYKIINTKETEEKARKEQPALVESGVSDRAPLENQQMTAQILLADDQAVGLIDTGGANPFKRRDSIARTPPRSRASSASSLCLDFLEQTEEDKSAVKECTNGEKPTKRKRTEGTPEMQPIVGGNSQKWIMDRLCHQINKLGKIVGDTYHPRKDLKAVAETLTRLAVQVQSGNNENKTKAGDKEAEEPKSDEKTKKKEEEVKKMSETVNDKQREMEKENAELKALISDLKSEIKTLKENTAADEDGQGVKKIKNDIDRATTNEEIMKVALKDWPKNIYKVTAVVEGSPLASQELEDDIALITIGEEEINMDKGLYKAIKDRYPGIEKNREEELTCISQVTTMETSEGVETINKRYIYRVHIKEAKDNEVLNAMKKIKEAAKNRQRKIIAWPKPTGIDTSKVRKYLEMCFKNIKIRIGIHIPKSKPLGQIPTETRSKQMENEGWKTQNNRKKNETIHIKPPQNVDPKTFAEVMKNVRKRIDAQQMGVLILDARTARAGGAKIKLVEKKEGAAKELIAKIQNIAGNDTTVKKLEEKQVAIIIRDLDKTIDREEIEKAIKDELDVKDTTTCVKVLGPRAPADGEGPNTALAIMPARWGKMLLKQRRIKIGWSRCRIVEKITPPRCYRCQQFGHASYACKSKEKTAQKCLNCGGEEHEAKDCKEEEACYICNKKGHRADSMRCERYREVVNKVRANRKGEESISK